The DNA sequence TCTCGGCGAAGCTCGGCCAGCGGCCGTCTCGGCCGATGTCGTCGATCTGCAACCATGGGGAGTGGCTGCGAGCGGTGTCCACGCACGGCCCCTCGTCGAGTTCGTACTGGGCGCCATCGGCCAGCAGCGTCGAGGCGTCGCTGTAGGCGGGAGTGCGCAACTCTCTTCCTCGCCGGATCACGGTGACACCGGCATAGTCGCAGCCGGGGACGGCATCGGCCGCCAGGGCGACCGCATCGTTCAGTCTGGTCGTCAAGTCGCCGGGCTCCGAGAGCCGATGGGTCACCTCGACGAACTTGCGCGTGAGGGCGAGATCGGTCATAGCTGCGCCTCCGCTGTCCAATGCGGCATAGCTGCGGCCGGTACCGGACGCGTGCCCATGCGGGTGCGGCATCTCCAAGGCACGGATGTGGCGTGACCCGGGCTCCAGTACGGCCACCACCGCGAGGTGCCGCATCGAGCCGTTCGCGGTGGTTCGGCAGTCGGTCACGGATGAGTCGTACAGCGGCCGTCTCTACTGCAGTCGCTATGTCGAGCCTAAGCGCCGCGCAGTCGATGTGTCTGCAGTGACCGACGCCGGATTGCGACCGGTTTTCCGGGAACGGCTGCCGCGGTCGGCGCGGGCTGGGACGATACTCCCGAACAGCCGGTCGCGCCGGGCCGGTGTCCGGGGAGGGGACTGCGGGCGCCCGGCGCCGACCCCGCGTTAACGGCGGTACGGGAACGTTTAGGACAATTCGTCCGGGAAAGTCAGCGTCTTCGGCGCCGCTCCGACCATGTCGGCGTGCGCGCCGTCGCCGATATGCCCCCGACGACGCGGGCAGGCGGGAGATCCGCACGCGGAGGCGCCACAAGCGCCGGAGCGCCTTTGCGGACAGGAGAAGACGCCCCGGCCCGAACACCCGATCCTGGAGATCTCATGCTCGACCCGATCCCCCAGCACCCCTACCCGTCCGGTCTGGCGGTGCACGATGCGGCCGAGACGTCGGCTGAGGCGCGTACGCACGGCAGCGCCCGCGTCGTCACGCATCAGCCCCACTCGGACGGCACCTTCACCTACACGGTGGAGCGCCTGGGCGAGGGAACGCGCTCGGAGTGGGCGTCCTACTTCACGATCCCGGCGGGGATGTGGGCCATGGCCGGCGAAGACCGCGCCCACGACGGCGGTGGCCGGCCCGACGCGGACAGCGGCGGTGACGGCGGCGACCCGGCCGCCCGATCCGCCGGTGCCGGCTCCGCCGATTCGGAACGGGGGGCCGCCGCCGGGTGGGGGCTGGCTCCGGAGCCGCAGCCCACGTCGGAGTGGGCGTCCCCGGACCGCGCCCGACCCGGGTGGACGCCCGCGGAGCAAGGCGAGTGGACGCCCGCGGATCGAGTACCGTCCGACTGGTCCGCACAGAACGACGAAGCGTCGGCCCGCTGACGCTCCCGGTGGGCTGCGGCCCTACCGGCGGATGCGAGAAGTCCCGGCCGGCGGCGCCGAAGCGCTCCGTCGGCGGGACGGGCGCCGCGGCGGGCGGAAGCCCGGCGCGGTACGGATATGAGGATGCCCACCGGGCGGCGATTGCGAGACCACGGAAGGGGCCGTCGGCCCATCCCGTGATCCCTACCCCTCTGTTGGCGGCCGCGCCCGCCGGCGCCGGATGAGTTCGACGCCCGGCTCCGCCCGGGGCGCCCTCGCCGCAGCAGCTTGCGGCAATGTGGCCGTGTGTGCTTCGTAGCCCGGCCCCATTGCCGCCTCCGCGGTGTCCCGCCCTGAGGGTGTTCCCCCACAGATCGCGGTCGGTGCGGAAACCCCCGTCGACGATCGGGCGCGTCAGCGTTCCGGGTGAAGCCGCGTGGCCCCCTCCGCCCCGCTCGCCGTCCGCGGCGACCGGGCGCCGGCCACGATTCCCGACAGCCGGGATTTATTCCCGCTTCGACTTGTCCACAGGCTGGGCATCCGACTTTCCCCGGCTGATGTGCTCCGACGAGTCTGGATACCAGCCGTGATGTTCTGCTGACTCACGGGTGTCCAGCCGATCGGAGGCATAGGTGTCCGTTCTCCCTTCTCCCCTCCCCCGACCGCGTCCGCTCGCTCGGCGTGTGCGCGGCGTCTTCCACTGCGGTGGGGCGCGGATGGCCGCGGTCTGTGTGTTCCGCGAAGTCGTGCGGCGGATGGTGGCGCGCCTGTGCAGGTTGTACGGCCTGCCCGAACCGCGGCTGCGCGGCCGCCCCGCCGCGCTCGGCGACCGCGGCATGTCCACTGCGGAGTACGCGCTGGGCACGGTCACCGCCTGCGCCTTCGCAGCGGTACTGTTCGCGATCCTCACCTCCGCCGAGGTGCGCGACGCCCTGACCGGGATCGTCACCGATGCGCTGCAGATCGACGCCTGACCGCGGCGGTGTCACAGCCGAGACGGCCGCCGCGCTGCCCAGCCTGGTCCTCGTGCTCGGAGTCGCCCTGGCCGTCATCCAGGCTGGGGCGGCGCAGGTGGCCTGTGCCGACGCGGCGCGTATCGGAGCGCGGGCAATGGCCCGCGGCGAGCCCGAGCACGCGGTCCGCGCCGCCGTGGCACAGACGGCTCCCGAGGCCGCGGAAGTGCGGTTGGCCGAAGACGGCGGTCTCGCGCGGGTCACCGTGGCGGCTCCGGTGCGGCTGGGCCCGCTGGCGCACCTGCCGATCGAAGTCGAGGGGCACGCCGCCACGCCGGTGGAGAGCCGGAGATTCCCGGCCGGCCGTACCCACGCGGCGGCACACCGGTGGAGTGGCCGTTCCGCAGCGGCCGGGTGAGCCGTCGGAGTGCGGGCGGATGCGCCGCGGTGGTGATACGGGTTCGGCGACCGTGTGGATGCTGACGCTGTGCGCCGTCGTACTGTTCACCGCGTCGGCGGTCGTGCTGGTGACCGCCGTGCGCGTGGACCGGCACCGCGCGGCGACGGCGGCCGACCTCGCAGCCCTCGCCGGCGCCGCACGCGTCGGCGAGGGAGCGAGTTCGGCCTGCGCCCAGGCCCGCCGGATCGCTGTGGCCAACGAAGCCACGCTGATCCGGTGCCGTCTGGCTAACGACCTCTCTCTGCACGTCACCGTGCACATCCGAACTCGGGCATGGCCCGGTTCCGTAGCTGCTCACGCCCGTGCGGGTCCTCGCCGTTCGTCCTGGTCGGTCGGAGGTCCGGGGTCGGTCGAGGGTCCGGGCCCGCCGATCGCCGGTGCTTCGCGGTCCCGAGAAAGCTGGATGAACGGCAGCAGCCACCGGCCCGACTCCGTTGAAGGCACCGGCCGCCATCGCGAACCCGGTAGTACTTCGCCGCCTTGAACCGGGAGCGTGCTGCGGTGGCACCCTGGGACGAGCCGGGTATCGGCTGAAGTTCAGGCCCCCCGGTCGAGGCGACCGGATAGGGCCGGTATCCACGGTGGCAACGCCGTCCGGTGGGAGTGGGCCCGCGCCGATCGCACCGGGTGCTCGCCGGTGGCGCGCCCGACGGCGCGCCTTGGCCCGTCTGTCGTGAAGTTATGGTCGCAGGTAAGCGTATTCCGCGGCCATAAGTTCGCGATACATCGCCGGATGGGCCGGCATAGGGGACATACCCGCGCCGGTGGGCCGGCTGGGTGTCGCCGTGTTGCGGCCGGGACCGCGCGGGCCGGAGGCCGCGCGGTGGGGCGCGGGCGCGGGTGCCCGCACGGCCCTGTGGTGCCGCCGGATCGGGGGTCGGGGGGCGACGACACGTCGCTCGTGGCGCCCGGATGTCGCCGCCGGTGGCTCCACGGCCCGATGGGGTGGACTTTTGGTGGCCCATGCCCGTTTTGCGGGCGGTCTCGGCGGGCGCGGCGGCCACGAGGTGCACGAAAAGTTGATGTCGGGGGCGTTTTCGCGCCATTCGGTGTGCCTCGTGGACCACCGCCGCCGCAGCGCGGCTGCACGACCATCGGGAATTCGGGTATTGGCGGACAAAACATCCCCTGCTGTTTCGTATCGCGGAATGGCGGTGCGGGGGTGGCGCCTTGGGGCGACGCCGAGGCGGGTGCCGTCGCACGTGTGTGCGTCTCGTGGCCCCGATCCGGCCGCATGGCGGCGCCCGGGGCTCGACCACCCGCGGGCCAGGGGCGGTGACCGCCGCCCCGACCACCGCGGCCCGGCCCCGCCGCCGCCGGCGTTGTCGCCGCCTCGTTGGCCGCCGCCACCGGCGAGCACCCGGCTCGTTGGGCGCAGGCGCCACCCCGCGGTGCCCTCGCCGCCCCGTCCGGCGGGCCACCGGCGAGCACCCGACCTGATGGGCGCGGGCTCTGCCATCCGCGCCGCCGTCGCCGCTTTTCCTAAGGCCTCCTGCCTCCCCGCAGACCACAAGACCGCACAGCACACCCGATCCGTTTCGGGTCCCCGACGCCACGGCGCCTTCGTTACAGCAGCGCCAAGTCGGAGATGAGTCCGGCCGCGAGGGGTACCACCCCGATGAGGACGAAAGCCGGGAGGAAGCACAGGCCCAGCGGGGCCGCGCTGAGGACGCCGAGCCGCTGCGTCCGGCTCAGGACGCGGGCCCGCGCGGCGTCGCGGAGTTCGGCGGCGTGGCGTTGCAGGATCGTGGCGACCGGGGTGCCGCTGTCGCTCGCGCGGGCCAGAGCGCGCCCGACCGCCTCGAACTCCTCGGGCCCCTGGGCCGACCGCCAGGCGGTGCGCGGATCGGCGCCGAGGCGCAGCTGCTCGGCGACGCCGCCGAGCGCGCGCCCCAGTGTCCCGCCGACCGCCTTTGCGACGGAGGCCACGACATCCTCCATAGCTCCTCCTGCGCGCAGTCCCGCGACGATGAGATCGACCGCGACGGGCAGGCCGGCCGACATGCGGGCGCGTTCGGTCCGCGGAGCGGCGGGCCCGTCGCCGCGGGTGAGCCGCCATCGCAGCGCCGCTCCGATCGGCACTCCGATCAGTACGGCCGCCGCCGGTCCGAAGACGGCGAGCAGCGTGAGTGCGGGCGCGGATGGCGCGCCCCACAGCAGCAGTGCGCGGCGCAGTCGGGCGCGCACCGGTCTCGGTGGAGGAGCGGTGGGAGAACGCAGCCGCTCCAGGCGGCGCAGCGTGCGTCCGCGCGCGGGACCGCGGGGGAGAAGCAGAGCGGCGGTGGTGCCCAGGGCCACCACGCACAGTTCGAGTGGAGACACGGCCGCTCACTCCGTTTCGGAATCGGGCAGAACCCGCTTGACCATCTGGTACGTCCAGAAAAGGCCGAGTGCATCGAGCGCAAGTCCGGCGACCAGGCACAGCAGCCCGATCGGGGTCACGAATAGGAAAGCCAGCGGTGATCCACCCAGAGCACCGGCCATCGCCAGGCCCAGCACCGGCAGCACGCTGAGCATCACCGCCGTGGCACGGGGCCCCGCCAGCTGGGCGCCGAGTTCGCGCCGCTGCGACTCCTCGGCCGCCAGGGACGCGGCCAGCCGGTCGACGACGTCCGCCGGCGGCGCGCCCGTGGTCGCGGCCACCTGCCAGCAGGCGGCGAGGTGCCCCAGTCCGCCGGCGCCGCGGACCGCGGCAAGCGCGCGCAGCGGGGGTACGACGTCCTGGGCGCTACCCGCGGCCGCCCGGAGCGGCGCGAATTCGTTAACGGACTCGGGGTCGAGCTCGGCGACCGCCGTCTCCACAGCTGCTCCCGGATCTCGTCCCGCCCGTAACTCGGTGGCCAGCACTCGGCACAGTTCGACGACCGCACGGCGCCGCCGCGCCTGCACGCGTCCCGTCACCGTGCCGAGCCGCTCCCGCAGACGCCGTGCGAGCACCTCCCGCCACCGTGGCTCGTCGAGCCCGACGTCGGTCGCCGGTTGTGCGCCTCTCAACTCGGCGAGGCGCACTATCGCGGGCCGGGGCACGAGGGTGGCCGCGATCCCGCCGACGGCTCCGAATCCGAGGAGCCAGCCCGCCTGACCTGTGAGCCAGTGCAGCGGCACGAGCAGGGAGCCGAGCCCGAAAACGTGCAATAGGGCGGTCGTAGCGGTCGGTGCGGGTGTCGGCATGTCACTCCGTTCGCTGATCGTTGGTGCGGGTGCGCCGCGAACCCGCGGTGCGGTGGGGGAAGGGCGCCACGCCCTGACCCGCCGCGCCGGACAGCGCGGCCCCCTAATCGGGGAAAGAATCCGGCGCTTGGGGCGAGAGCGCGGTGCGGTGAACCGGATGAGTGCTTTCCGGGCCGGTGACGAGCGCCCCGACCTCTTGCGGACGTGGACATGGTCCGCCGGGCGCAGGTCCGCGGTTGGACGGGTGGGCCCTGGGAGCGAGAGGGCCGGTGCGGATGTCGGCGTGCCGCTCCGCTTAGATGCGCCTCGTCGGGCCGGCGCAGATGAGCGCTGTACCGCCGCACAGGCGCCGTGGCGGAGAACGCTGCACCGTTCGCCCCCGCTGGAAGGCGGTGCTCGCGCGGTCGGAGCATTGGTTCGCCGCCGACTGCGTGGCTCGGTCCGAAGCGGCGACCCTTTCGTGCCGTGTCTCAAGTCGGGTCGGCGGGTGGGTCGCGCCAGTGGGGGCCGGTCAGGGTGACCAGTTCGGGCAGTGCGGCGTGTTCGGTGCGGGTGCCGTCAGAAGCGAAGGCCACCGCCGGGAGGGCGTGCACGGTGCCGGTAGCGTCGCGGCGCAGAACGCATACCTCCGCGACGCGGCGGACGCCTCCGGGGCCGCGGGCGAGGTGTACGACGAGTGCCCGGGTGGCCGCGAGTTGGCTGTGGACGGCCTCGCGACCGAGCCCCGCGGCGCAGGCCAGAGCTTCGACGCGGGCGGGGACATCGGTCGCGGCATTGGCGTGCAGGGTGCCGCACCCGCCGTCGTGGCCGGTGTTCAATGCGTTGAGGAGAGTCACAGCCTCCGGACCGCGCACCTCGCCGACGACCAGCCGGTCGGGACGCATGCGCAGCGCCTGGCGTACCAGGTCGTGCAGGCCGACCTCGCCGGTGCCCTCGATGTTGGGCGGACGGGCCTGCAGCCGAACCACGTGCGGGTGGTCCGGGCGCAGTTCGGCGGAGTCCTCGACCAGGACCATCCGCTCGGCGGAAGCGGCGAGGGACAGCAGCGCCGAGAGCAGCGTGGTCTTGCCGCTCCCCGTTCCGCCCGAGATGAGGAACGCCGTGCGCGAGGTGACGATGGCGCGCAGCAGCCGTGCGCCCGCCGGCGGGACCGTGCCCGCGGAGACGAGCTCGGCCAGGGTGAAGACCGTGGTGCGCGGAAGCCGCAGCGACAGGCACGCGCCTTCGGGTGCCACCGGCGGCAGCACGGCGTGGAAGCGCGCCCCGCCGGGCAGCCGGGCGTCGACCCACGGTGCTGCGTTGTCGAGCCGTCGCCCGGCCTGCGCGGCGAGCCGTTGGGCGAGTCGGCGCACCGAGGCGTGGTCGGCGAACCGGATTCCCGGCGCGGGCCGCAGGCCGGCACCGTCGTCGATCCACACCCGGTCGGGGCCGTTGACCAGGATGTCGGTGATCCGGGGGTCGCTGAGCAGCGGATCGAGCGGGCCCGCGCCGGCGAGGTCGGCCCGCAGCAGCCGGACGAGCGACAGCACCTCCGTATCGCCCAGCGCCGCGCCCTCCGCGCGCACGGCCGCGGCCACGCGGGCGGGCGAGGGGTCGCCGCCCTCGCGTGCCAGTCTCGTGCGGACGGCCGCGGGCAGGTCCGCAGCCGCACTCGATGGTGAAGAGGGCGCTGTGGAGCCGTTCATGCCGGGGTCCTTCCTGGCGTCGGTGCATTCGCGGGCACCAGGCCGCCGAGGAGGCGGTCGGCGCAGTCGGTCAAGGGCGAAGAGCGCGTTCCGGCGGCGGCCGTGCCCCGGCGCGCGTCGCGCAGGAGTGCGCGGTCGGTGCCCAACCGCGCGCCCACCGGCAGGTCGAGCGTGCGGGCCACGTCGTCGGCACCGAGTCCGGTGCCGTTCTCGCGTACGACCAGCCGGAGGTCGCGGGCAGCGCGGCGCAACCGCGGCACCAGTCGCGCGGCGGCGAACACGGCGGGCAACTCCGACGGCACGACCAGGAGCACCACCGAGCTGCGGCGCAGCGCTTCGTCGGACGCCGGTTCCGAAGCGCGCGGAAGGTCGGCGACGACGAGGTCGGCGCCGCGGGCGGCACAGGCGAGCACCGCGCGCATGGCGGCGGGCGGCACGGCCGCGGTCGTGCCCTGCGCCCACGTGACGAGAGCGGCTCCGCGCACGTCCGGCAGACGTGCGCGCAGCGCAGGCCAGTTGAGTCGGCCCTGGCGGCCGACGAGGTCGCCCCAGCGGTCACCTGCCACATCCTCGCTGCCCAGTAGGGTGTCGAGGCCGCTGCCGAGGGGGTCGGCGTCGACGAGTGCGGCGTGCAGGCCGCGGCGCTGGGCGGCCATGGCCAGGGCGAGGGCCAGCAGGCTGGCTCCCGCTCCGCCGCGGCCCCCCACGACCGATACGACGGGTGAGAGTTCGGCGCGCCCGTGCGCCGACTCGGTGAGCAGGCCCGCGAGCCGGGACTCGTCGGCGGGCAGCGACAGCACCGCCTCGGCGCCCACCCGCAGCGCCGCCTCCCACACCGGCCCTTCGCGCGCATCGGCGCCGCGCCCGGCCACGACCACGTGCCGCCGGGGGTCGGGATCGAGTGCCGCGGCTGCGGACAGGAGGTCGGCCCCCACGACGATCAGCGGTGCGCGTGCCCACTCGGGCACCGCCTGGGCCGCGTGGTGGGCGACGGTCGGCTCGACTCCGGCGGCGGCCGCCAGCCGGAGGAGGTCGTCAAGCAGCTCGGTGTCGTGGGTGACGAGCAGGGGACGCGCAGGGGCGGATGGGTCCATGTGGCCTCCCGGTGCGAAGTCGGCTCCTTCTACGCTCGCTCCGCGCCGGTGCCCGTTCCAAGCCGGATTCCCAGCCTGTGGACAATGGCGTTCGGCCTGCCCTGAAGCCCGCGGCTGTGCTGCATCCGGCGGACACCCCGGGACGGGGTGGTGCGGGCACCACCCCCGTTCGGTGCCCGTGCGCCAGTGACCCGGAGGGCGTCGAGCAGGAGGATTTCCGGTATGCGAACGATCCTGCTGCGACTCGCCGCCGACACCCGCTACACGCTGCTGTCCCTGCCCATGGCCGTCGTCGGCTTCGTCCTGGTGGTGACCGGGCTCGCGCTCGGCGCCGGGCTGCTGCCGATCGTGGTCGGGCTTCCGGTCGCCGCCACCACCCTGCGCGTCGCGCGGGGCATCGCGATCGCCGACCGCGCTTGGCTGACGCAGGTGCTCGCGACGCCGCCGGCACCGCCTGTATACCGGTCCCCTCCCGCCGGCTCCGGTACCTGGGCCCGGTTGCTCACGCCGCTGCGCTGCCCGCAGAGCTGGTTCGACGCGCTGGGGGCGGTGCTGCGCCTGCCGGTGGCCGTCGCCGCCTTCGCCGTCACACTCGCCTGGTGGGCCGTGGCCCTGGGCGGCGTGCTGTACCCGCTCTACGGCCCCATCACGTCGCGCATCCCGGGGAACACGACTCTGGCCGAGCTGCTCGGCTTCGGCTCCGGCCTCGGCCCCGCCGTCGCCCTGAACGCCGCTATCGGAGTAGCGGCCGCCCTGGCGCTCCCGGCGGTGGTGCGCGGAGCCGCCCTGCTCGTGGCGGGCGTAGGGCAGGGGCCCGTCGCGGTCGGCACGTTGCCTACCTCCTACGGGGCGAGCACGGCCGCCGACCGGGGCGGCGGGCGGCCGACCTCCGATTTCGCCGCAGCGGCGTCCGCCCGCTGAGCGCCGCGCCCAGCCGCTGTCACCGGGGCCCGCGCCCGCCGGGTCCACCGGTGCAAGACGCCGATACCGCTGTGCCGGCCGCGCACCGGCGCCCCGTCGGAAGCGGAGATGACGACGGCCCCCGCCGGGGGGATAGCGGGGGCCGTCGGACGGTCCCGGCTCTGGGGGGGTAGAGCCGGTACCGCTTCCGGATAAGTCTCGCGTCTCGGGCGCAGAGCCCGACAGGTCGTAGCGCGGTCGAGGATCCGAGCCTCGTCCACATCGTCACATAAGCGGGTAAATTGCACCAGATCCGAATAAGGCGGACTGCGTCGGCCGGGGCGCGCCGGGGAGTAAGCCGAGGGGTGCTTGCGTCCTCACCTGAGTAATAGGTATAGCACGAGACGCTACCACGCCGAATTGGCGTACCGCCGGGATGTTTTGACCTCGCAGGGGCTTTTCAGTGTCCGCCGGCAGGCGTACAAAGGAAGGACAAGGTGGATCGGCGATCCACCGAACACGGGCACCGGGTACCCACGCGTCACCAAGCCGCGGGAGGCTCGTCCAGATCGGGGAGCAATCGCTGGTCGGACTATGAGTAAGCACGCATGATAGCCCGGGTGTCCGTGTTTGCGGCGGCGCCCCGACCAGCGGTCCGGGACCGGGCGGGGTGCCGTCTTTATGTGCGCAAGAGTCCCAAACCGGTCATATCGGCTGTTCTTGCCGGGGAAAAGTAATCGGATCGAGATTGCGTGTTCGGTGGGGCTTCCCGCGCCCGCCCGATCCCGCTAGTCCGCTCGGAGTTTCCCCGCGGTCCGCAGCTTCGCGAAGGGCGAAGGGTCGAGCGAGGGGCGAAACACTCTTCCGCCCCTCGGTCTTGTGTCCTCGGAATCGCGCCTGCGCCGCGACGGCACCTTCGGCACGGCCTCGACCCAGCGGGCCCGCGGCTGAGCCGGCAGGCTACGCGGGCGCCGAACCGCCCTCACCCGCGCTGCAGCGCCTCGCAGGTGGCCAGCGAGTCCCGGGCTCCGGCGGCCACGGCTCGGCAGCAGTAGGCGACCCAGCCGCCGACCCCGTCGGGCGTACCGGTCTGGTACCCGCGCAGCGCCAAGGCGTACTCGTCGCCGAGTTCGAGGTATCCGAGTTCGGTGGGCACCAGGGACTTGGGGTCCAGCCCCCGCGCGATCAGCGTCAGGCGCTCGGCCGCGCGGGCGACCATGCCGTCCCCCCAGCCGAAGGGGCGCAACGCGGCCAGTTCGCCGTGCACGACGGCGCCGACGACCAGGGCGGGGACCTTCGCGGGTGTGGCAAGCAGGGCGTCCAGTGCGTCGATCCGGGCCGCCACCTCGGCCGCTCGCGGTGGTCGACCCAGGTCCAGCGGGTCGCGCACGTCCTCGCCGTCGTGGCGCGGCCGCCCCAGCGACTCGTCGGCGATGCCGTCGGCGGCGGCGAGCGAGTGCAGGCGGGCGAGCACCTGGCGGGGCGCCTTGGTCCAGGTCTCGGCGAGCAGCCCGAGCTCGCCGGACACCCGCAGCGCGCCCTTGATGCGCGGGTCGTCACTGCGGCCGGCGCGGACCTCCTCCAATTCGGCCCGTGCTCCGTCGAGGACCGCTGATGCGCGGGCGCCGCGCAGCGCCGACTCCATGGAGACGTCGCTGCTGCGCCGCCGAAGGATGCGGTGGCCGAGGAGGCGGTCGACGACGGTGCGGGTCTCGTCGACGGCCGCTCCGACACCGGGCAGGTCGGCGACTCGCTGCAAGGGCTCGTCGGGTGCTGCGTTCACGCCATCAACCCTACTCAACGGTAACCGATGTCCGTCCACAGCCCGGGAGCAACCGCCTGTCTCCGGGGGAGACCGTCCGTCCACAGGCCGGGCACGGGAGTCTTGTATGTTGCCGTCGCCACTTGATGAAGTGGGTTCCACCACACGATATGTTCTGTGGGAACGTAATAAGTAAGGAGACTTAACAGTGGCTGAGACTCCCCAGGGGCAGGGTCAGGAGACACTGTCCAACCTTCTTCAGGAGTCCCGGAGCTTCCCGCCCCCCGCGGATCTCGCCGCAGACGCGAACGTGCAGGCCGACGCGTACGACGCCGCCTCCGCCGACCGGCTGCGGTTCTGGGAGGAACAGGCGCGCAGGCTGCAGTGGGAGCAGCCGTGGAGCAACGTCCTGGAGTGGAACCCGCCATTCGCCAAGTGGTTCACCGGCGGCAAGCTCAACGCCGCGGTGAACTGCGTCGACCGGCACGTCGACGCGGGCCGCGGCGACCGGGTCGCCTTCTACTGGGAGGGTGAGCCCGGCGACACCCGCGCCATCACCTACGCCGACCTCAAGGACATGGTCTGCCAGGCGGCCAACGCGCTCACCGAACTCGGCGTGAACAAGGGCGACCGCGTCGCCGTCTACATGCCGATGATCCCCGAGACCGTGGTCGCCATGCTCGCCTGTGCGCGCATCGGCGCGGTGCACATGGTGGTCTTCGGCGGATTCTCCGTCGACGCCCTCGGCACCCGGCTCGACGACAGCGAGGCCAAGCTCGTCATCACCGCCGACGGCGGATACCGCCGCGGCAAGCCCAGCTCCCTCAAGCCGGCCGTCGACGACGCCGTGCGCGACCGCCCCGCTGTCGAGAACGTGCTCGTGGTGCGCCGCACCGGCCAGGAAGTCGAGTGGAACGAGGGCCGCGACGTCTGGTGGCACGACATCGTCGATCGCCAGCCGACTGAGCACGATGCCGAGGCCCACGACGCCGAGCACCCGCTGTACATCATGTACACCAGCGGCACCACGGCCAAGCCCAAGGGCATCCTGCACACCACCGGCGGCTACCTCACCCAGGTCGCCTACACGCACTGGGCGGTCTTCGACCTCAAGCCCGAGTCCGACGTCTTCTGGACCGCCGCCGACATCGGCTGGGTCACGGGCCACTCCTACATCGTCTACGGTCCGCTCGCCAACGGGGCCACCTCGGTGATGTACGAGGGCACACCCGACACCCCGCACAAGGCCCGCTTCTGGGAGATCGTGCAGAAGTACGGCGTCACCCTCGCCTACATGGCCCCCACGGCCATCCGCACCTTCATGAAGTGGGGCGAGGAGTACCCCGCCCAGTACGACCTCTCCAGCCTGCGGGTGCTCGGCTCGGTCGGCGAGCCCATCAACCCCGAGGCCTACATGTGGTACCGCACGCACATCGGCGGCAACCGCACGCCCATCGTGGACACCTGGTGGCAGACCGAGACCGGCGCGATCATGGTCACGCCCATGCCCGGCATCACGCACGGCAAGCCCGGCGCCGCGATGCACCCCATCCCGGGCGTGGTAGTCGACGTCGTCGACGAGTCCGGCGAGTCGGTGCCCAACGGCCACGGCGGCCTCATCGTCGTCCGCGAGCCCTGGCCCGCGATGCTCCGCGGCATCTGGGGCGACCCCGAGCGCTACAAGAAGACCTACTGGTCGCGTTTCGAGGGGCTGTACTTCCCCGGCGACGGAGCCAAGCGCGACGAAGACGGCGACCTCTGGCTACTGGGCCGCGTCGACGACGTCATGCTCGTCTCCGGCCACAACATCTCCACCACCGAGGTCGAGTCGGCCCTGGTCGCGCACAACAAGGTCG is a window from the Streptomonospora litoralis genome containing:
- a CDS encoding Fic family protein produces the protein MNAAPDEPLQRVADLPGVGAAVDETRTVVDRLLGHRILRRRSSDVSMESALRGARASAVLDGARAELEEVRAGRSDDPRIKGALRVSGELGLLAETWTKAPRQVLARLHSLAAADGIADESLGRPRHDGEDVRDPLDLGRPPRAAEVAARIDALDALLATPAKVPALVVGAVVHGELAALRPFGWGDGMVARAAERLTLIARGLDPKSLVPTELGYLELGDEYALALRGYQTGTPDGVGGWVAYCCRAVAAGARDSLATCEALQRG
- the acs gene encoding acetate--CoA ligase is translated as MAETPQGQGQETLSNLLQESRSFPPPADLAADANVQADAYDAASADRLRFWEEQARRLQWEQPWSNVLEWNPPFAKWFTGGKLNAAVNCVDRHVDAGRGDRVAFYWEGEPGDTRAITYADLKDMVCQAANALTELGVNKGDRVAVYMPMIPETVVAMLACARIGAVHMVVFGGFSVDALGTRLDDSEAKLVITADGGYRRGKPSSLKPAVDDAVRDRPAVENVLVVRRTGQEVEWNEGRDVWWHDIVDRQPTEHDAEAHDAEHPLYIMYTSGTTAKPKGILHTTGGYLTQVAYTHWAVFDLKPESDVFWTAADIGWVTGHSYIVYGPLANGATSVMYEGTPDTPHKARFWEIVQKYGVTLAYMAPTAIRTFMKWGEEYPAQYDLSSLRVLGSVGEPINPEAYMWYRTHIGGNRTPIVDTWWQTETGAIMVTPMPGITHGKPGAAMHPIPGVVVDVVDESGESVPNGHGGLIVVREPWPAMLRGIWGDPERYKKTYWSRFEGLYFPGDGAKRDEDGDLWLLGRVDDVMLVSGHNISTTEVESALVAHNKVAEAAVTGASDPVTGQAIVAFVILRSEAGDGGADMIKELRDHVGAHLGPIAKPRQILVVPELPKTRSGKIMRRLLKDVAENRELGDVSTLTDAQSIETLKEAFQESGKSDE